A window of Pueribacillus theae contains these coding sequences:
- a CDS encoding cob(I)yrinic acid a,c-diamide adenosyltransferase, which yields MKIYTRSGDKGRTSLIGGRVEKDNIRVQAYGTVDEANCFVGQAMAELEQETFQDIIDELEKIQHELFDCGGDLANVTGNGEYKLKQEMIDFLEERIDAYIEETPKLERFILPGGTKAAAALHIARTVTRRAERDVVTLSRIEENIPPLAQKYLNRLSDYFFAAARVVNFRSGRKDVEYERSAIVFKEAKGKKKEKDGE from the coding sequence AAGAACAAGTCTGATTGGCGGCAGGGTGGAAAAAGATAACATCCGTGTGCAAGCATATGGAACCGTGGATGAAGCAAACTGTTTTGTCGGGCAGGCAATGGCAGAACTTGAGCAAGAAACATTTCAAGACATCATTGACGAGCTTGAAAAAATTCAACATGAATTATTCGATTGCGGTGGTGATCTAGCGAACGTAACGGGTAATGGCGAATATAAACTAAAACAGGAAATGATTGATTTTCTTGAAGAACGAATTGATGCATATATTGAAGAAACGCCTAAATTGGAGCGATTTATTTTACCCGGCGGCACAAAAGCAGCGGCGGCTCTGCACATCGCAAGAACGGTGACAAGACGTGCGGAACGCGATGTTGTCACGCTTTCGCGAATTGAAGAAAATATTCCACCGCTTGCACAGAAATATCTTAACCGTTTATCTGATTACTTTTTCGCAGCGGCGAGAGTCGTCAATTTCCGTTCAGGCAGAAAAGATGTGGAGTATGAAAGAAGCGCCATCGTTTTTAAGGAAGCAAAAGGAAAGAAAAAAGAGAAGGACGGAGAGTAG
- the cobT gene encoding nicotinate-nucleotide--dimethylbenzimidazole phosphoribosyltransferase, whose protein sequence is MKQLVEIPLLAKDIGREVSAYLNTLTKPIGSLGRLETLAVELAEMTGSRFPVVAPPGVLVFAADHGVTEEGVSAYPKEVTAQMVLNFLSGGAAMNVFSRQIGALFEIVDVGVAEAVDGEGLIARNVRAGTRNFCQEDAMAEEEVIQALNVGKEEAAKMIENGAKCLIVGEMGIGNTTSASALLSVITGKNVKELIGPGTGLNSDQMTKKQSVIERAIEARKPDQNDPLDLLKKLGGLEIAAMAGAMLEAARNRIPIIVDGFICTVAALIANQFDNRASDYMIAGHHSTEPGHKTALEELGKQPLLDLEMRLGEGTGAALAFPIVEAATNMLCEMATFSEAGVSGKSER, encoded by the coding sequence ATGAAACAGTTGGTTGAAATCCCTTTATTGGCTAAAGATATTGGAAGAGAAGTATCAGCATACTTAAATACGCTTACAAAACCGATCGGAAGTTTAGGGCGTTTGGAAACGTTGGCCGTGGAGCTTGCAGAAATGACAGGAAGCCGCTTCCCTGTTGTGGCCCCCCCGGGCGTTCTCGTTTTTGCGGCTGATCATGGTGTGACAGAAGAAGGGGTGTCAGCCTATCCGAAAGAAGTAACCGCACAAATGGTTTTAAATTTTCTTTCTGGCGGGGCTGCAATGAACGTTTTCAGCAGACAAATTGGCGCGCTCTTCGAAATCGTTGATGTGGGTGTTGCCGAGGCTGTTGATGGGGAAGGTTTAATCGCCCGCAATGTAAGAGCAGGGACAAGAAACTTCTGCCAAGAAGATGCAATGGCAGAAGAAGAGGTGATTCAAGCCCTAAATGTAGGGAAAGAAGAAGCAGCAAAAATGATTGAAAATGGTGCAAAATGTTTGATCGTAGGTGAAATGGGCATCGGTAATACAACGTCAGCCAGTGCGCTGCTCTCTGTGATAACTGGAAAAAATGTAAAAGAGTTGATAGGGCCTGGAACGGGTTTGAATTCCGATCAAATGACAAAGAAGCAAAGCGTCATCGAACGAGCAATTGAAGCGCGAAAGCCTGATCAGAATGACCCGCTTGATTTGCTTAAAAAGCTTGGCGGTCTCGAAATCGCTGCGATGGCCGGTGCCATGCTTGAAGCAGCGCGAAATCGAATTCCGATCATTGTTGACGGCTTTATTTGTACGGTTGCGGCGCTGATTGCGAATCAATTTGATAACCGTGCATCCGATTATATGATCGCCGGTCACCATTCAACAGAGCCAGGCCATAAAACCGCTCTTGAGGAATTAGGCAAACAACCATTGCTAGATTTGGAAATGAGGCTTGGGGAAGGGACTGGGGCTGCACTCGCTTTTCCAATTGTGGAAGCTGCAACAAACATGTTGTGCGAGATGGCAACATTTTCGGAAGCTGGAGTTTCCGGGAAATCGGAGCGTTAA
- a CDS encoding DUF2935 domain-containing protein, whose translation MERHDYRKPALFEHRFWLQILGDHSRFIRDALSPKETRLVREANQMIATFDTLLSQARKQLGENELASLTRSAYEKAFELRQLKLAIIRSHLAGKISISLTPSFVNHMVNELEEYVRILHYLLNKQVPPVSHPLHHHLIWLLDGAGHAGAIEGNLDRTEKMLKKKSEMFTKHFEDFYLKAVEMVGYLRTNLSQFPALQKFNDDVKLEMAIFQTFLEELEEMELTNTSLSILSPLMADHMFREECYYLHKLAESTNTEEPNCNPAKERIES comes from the coding sequence GTGGAACGCCATGATTATAGAAAACCCGCGCTTTTTGAACACCGGTTTTGGTTACAAATTCTTGGTGATCATTCCCGTTTTATCCGGGATGCACTGTCACCAAAAGAAACACGGCTCGTCCGGGAAGCAAATCAAATGATTGCAACATTTGATACATTGCTTTCCCAGGCTAGAAAGCAGTTAGGAGAAAATGAATTAGCTTCGCTAACAAGGTCTGCTTACGAAAAAGCGTTCGAATTACGCCAATTAAAACTTGCGATCATTCGAAGCCATCTAGCGGGGAAGATTTCAATTAGTTTGACGCCGTCCTTTGTAAATCATATGGTGAATGAACTTGAGGAGTACGTTCGCATTTTGCATTATTTGTTAAATAAACAAGTCCCGCCTGTTTCCCATCCTCTCCACCACCACTTAATTTGGCTTCTTGATGGTGCGGGACATGCAGGAGCAATTGAAGGAAATCTTGATCGCACCGAGAAAATGTTAAAAAAGAAAAGTGAAATGTTTACAAAGCATTTTGAAGATTTTTATCTTAAAGCGGTTGAAATGGTGGGTTATTTAAGAACAAACCTTTCACAATTTCCTGCTCTTCAGAAGTTTAATGATGATGTGAAATTGGAAATGGCAATTTTCCAAACCTTTTTGGAAGAACTGGAAGAAATGGAACTTACGAATACATCCCTTTCCATTTTATCCCCATTAATGGCTGATCACATGTTTCGCGAGGAATGCTATTACTTGCATAAACTAGCCGAATCAACAAATACGGAGGAGCCGAATTGTAATCCGGCGAAAGAAAGAATTGAGAGTTAG
- a CDS encoding ABC transporter ATP-binding protein, with amino-acid sequence MSMVIELKNVHWKRQNKSILKNINWAVEEGEHWVLLGLNGSGKTTLLKMINGYIWPTTGEIRVLGKQFGKYPLGELRKIIGWVSTAMQEKLHGEEYTENIVLSGKFASPKLYHDPEQEDIDRALSLMEEYGLSGFIHRPYASLSQGEKQKVLIVRALMASPKLLILDEPCTGLDVFAREQLLETVEQLGKQKDAPTLIYVTHHIEEILPVFSKTLMLRQGEVFKTGRTEELVTESQLSDFFEAPLPKRAFYLSQCNHP; translated from the coding sequence TTGTCAATGGTTATTGAATTAAAAAATGTTCATTGGAAACGGCAAAATAAATCAATTTTAAAAAATATAAATTGGGCGGTTGAGGAAGGCGAGCATTGGGTATTGCTCGGTTTGAACGGTTCAGGGAAAACGACGCTGTTAAAAATGATTAACGGCTACATTTGGCCGACAACTGGCGAGATTCGTGTTCTCGGAAAACAATTTGGGAAGTATCCACTCGGCGAACTGCGGAAAATTATTGGCTGGGTGAGCACTGCCATGCAAGAAAAATTGCACGGTGAAGAATATACGGAAAATATTGTCCTCTCAGGAAAATTTGCTTCTCCAAAGCTTTATCACGATCCTGAACAAGAGGACATCGACCGCGCCTTATCATTAATGGAGGAATATGGATTAAGCGGTTTTATCCACCGCCCCTATGCTTCCCTTTCGCAAGGTGAAAAGCAAAAAGTACTTATCGTTCGGGCGCTTATGGCATCGCCAAAACTATTAATTCTCGATGAACCGTGTACAGGGCTTGACGTTTTTGCCCGAGAGCAGCTGCTTGAAACGGTTGAACAATTAGGAAAACAAAAAGATGCACCGACATTGATTTATGTCACACATCATATCGAAGAAATTTTGCCGGTCTTTAGCAAAACATTGATGCTGCGGCAGGGCGAGGTCTTTAAAACGGGCAGAACAGAAGAATTAGTCACCGAATCCCAGCTCAGCGATTTCTTCGAAGCCCCATTGCCAAAACGGGCTTTTTATTTATCCCAGTGCAACCATCCGTAA
- a CDS encoding SDR family NAD(P)-dependent oxidoreductase — MGRFDGRVAIVTGGSRGIGLGIAKQFAQEGAKVALFDINEEALESGAKELRDMGAEVATFVTNVANSEQVEESVKAVADQFGKIDILVNNAGVIRDNLLFKMTDDDWQTVMDVHLKGSFNCSRAAQKYMVEQNYGRIVNISSTSALGNRGQANYSTAKAGLQGFTKTLAIELGRYGITANAVAPGFIETDMTKATAERIGVDFDEFVKARAAEIPVRRSGKPADIANAVAFFCDEASGFVSGQVIYVAGGPKA; from the coding sequence ATGGGTAGATTTGATGGTAGAGTAGCAATTGTAACAGGGGGAAGCCGAGGCATTGGGCTTGGCATTGCAAAACAATTTGCCCAAGAAGGCGCAAAAGTAGCTTTATTTGATATTAATGAAGAGGCTTTAGAATCAGGCGCAAAAGAACTTCGTGACATGGGCGCAGAAGTAGCAACTTTTGTAACGAACGTTGCCAATTCTGAACAAGTCGAAGAATCTGTTAAAGCGGTTGCAGATCAATTCGGAAAAATCGATATTCTTGTAAACAATGCTGGAGTCATTCGAGACAACCTTCTATTCAAAATGACTGACGACGATTGGCAAACGGTCATGGATGTCCATTTGAAAGGCTCATTTAACTGTTCCCGCGCAGCCCAAAAATACATGGTTGAACAAAACTACGGACGTATCGTAAATATTTCTTCAACATCAGCACTAGGAAACCGCGGACAAGCAAACTACTCAACAGCAAAAGCTGGGCTTCAAGGCTTTACAAAAACGTTGGCAATCGAACTAGGCCGTTACGGAATCACGGCAAATGCCGTTGCACCAGGTTTTATTGAAACTGATATGACAAAAGCAACAGCTGAGAGAATTGGCGTTGATTTTGATGAGTTTGTTAAGGCCCGCGCCGCAGAAATTCCAGTGAGACGTTCAGGAAAGCCGGCTGATATTGCAAATGCCGTAGCGTTTTTCTGTGATGAAGCCTCAGGATTTGTTAGCGGACAAGTCATTTACGTTGCAGGCGGCCCGAAAGCGTAG
- a CDS encoding MaoC family dehydratase N-terminal domain-containing protein yields MFEHMIGKRSEKVLNTVERGAVKKFAASIGDEHPVYLDPEYAKKSRFGKNIAPVTFPRVFDYGQIEALKLPKQGLIHGEQRFHYERPLFVGEDVYCYTEIKDYYEKTGSSGRMGFLVTENNGDDAEGNQIFSSTSVIIINEAVRKGMEEA; encoded by the coding sequence ATGTTTGAACATATGATTGGAAAACGCTCTGAAAAAGTGTTGAACACGGTAGAGCGCGGTGCTGTCAAAAAATTTGCCGCGTCAATTGGTGATGAACATCCTGTCTATTTAGATCCCGAATATGCGAAAAAATCCAGATTTGGAAAAAATATTGCACCGGTTACATTCCCAAGAGTATTTGACTACGGACAAATCGAAGCATTGAAATTGCCAAAACAAGGGCTTATCCATGGCGAACAACGTTTTCATTACGAGCGGCCGCTTTTTGTTGGCGAAGATGTATACTGCTATACCGAGATAAAAGATTACTATGAAAAAACAGGCTCAAGTGGGAGAATGGGTTTTCTTGTAACAGAAAATAACGGTGATGATGCGGAAGGCAATCAAATCTTCTCATCAACTTCAGTTATTATTATAAATGAAGCGGTTAGAAAGGGGATGGAAGAAGCATGA
- a CDS encoding MaoC/PaaZ C-terminal domain-containing protein, translating to MTSLANLQTGDSLEKIELSPVSRLDLIKYAGASGDFNPIHTIDEDAKKAGLPGIIAHGMWTMGNLAKLFTPYLEEGFVQDYIIRFAGMVFLDDVITLKAELAEKTDDVLTFNVAAENQKGKDVIKGSVNFKLHK from the coding sequence ATGACTTCACTAGCAAATCTCCAAACAGGCGATTCATTGGAAAAAATTGAACTTTCACCTGTTTCACGCTTAGACTTAATCAAATATGCCGGCGCTTCAGGCGACTTTAACCCAATACATACAATTGATGAAGATGCCAAAAAAGCTGGATTGCCGGGAATTATTGCCCATGGAATGTGGACGATGGGTAACCTCGCAAAATTGTTCACGCCATACTTGGAAGAAGGATTCGTCCAAGATTACATCATTCGATTTGCAGGCATGGTTTTCCTCGATGACGTAATTACACTCAAAGCGGAATTGGCTGAAAAAACGGATGACGTTTTAACATTCAACGTTGCTGCCGAGAATCAAAAAGGGAAAGATGTTATCAAAGGTTCAGTCAATTTTAAACTGCATAAGTAG
- a CDS encoding class I SAM-dependent methyltransferase: MYEVKHRKYWDKSAKIYDGIIHDELNSFKKEAWESILQARIAEDRPLQILDFGTGPGFFTIVLSQMGHHVTALDFSKDMIAAAKRNCDSAGVKPQFIHVTGDTSFNPENTFDIIISRNVTWTLHQPEKVYSDWHKWLKKGGKVIIFDANWNISLANKIHGKIYQRDIKKAIQLGFPQYDEAELFSEGDEIAKHLPLTYAMRPEWDRAVLFQLGFHNIRIDQDFDDLIYTEAEKIAYQSIPSFSIVGTK, from the coding sequence ATGTATGAAGTGAAGCATCGAAAATATTGGGATAAAAGTGCAAAAATATATGATGGAATTATTCATGATGAACTAAACAGCTTTAAAAAAGAGGCTTGGGAGAGCATTTTACAAGCCCGCATTGCCGAAGATCGCCCTCTCCAAATTTTAGATTTCGGTACTGGACCAGGTTTTTTTACGATAGTTTTATCACAAATGGGGCATCATGTGACAGCTTTGGATTTTTCAAAGGATATGATCGCTGCAGCGAAAAGGAATTGCGATTCAGCTGGCGTGAAACCACAATTTATCCATGTCACTGGCGACACTTCCTTTAACCCGGAAAACACCTTCGATATCATCATCTCCCGTAATGTCACATGGACGTTGCACCAGCCAGAGAAAGTCTATTCTGACTGGCACAAATGGTTAAAAAAGGGTGGGAAAGTGATAATATTCGATGCAAATTGGAATATTTCACTTGCTAATAAAATACACGGTAAAATTTATCAAAGGGACATCAAAAAAGCGATACAGCTAGGATTTCCGCAATACGATGAAGCAGAGCTTTTCAGCGAGGGCGATGAGATCGCCAAACATTTGCCACTGACCTATGCAATGAGGCCCGAGTGGGATCGTGCCGTGCTATTTCAATTGGGCTTCCACAATATACGAATAGATCAAGACTTTGACGATCTGATTTATACGGAAGCGGAAAAAATTGCGTATCAGTCCATTCCTTCTTTCTCTATAGTTGGTACAAAATAA
- a CDS encoding FMN-binding glutamate synthase family protein, translated as MNLANYIIVISFIAFIVTVLIIIVTITSLYFMDRRQTASPVLRNYPVLGRMRYFLEKIGPEFRQYWFNNDREGKPFSRDDYQHIVKSAKYKRDVVGFGSKRDFDEPGFYIRNAMFPKLTQELNIDYETVVETNRYLLIKDPLFSRREEVMEKHESPAYLLKEEDAVVIGPNTRYPFVVRGLIGMSAMSYGALGKRALTALSEGLAMAKGTWMNSGEGGLSTYHLKGGVDIIFQIGPGLFGVRDSEGKFDWDELKRKNEVFPQIKAYELKFGQGAKTRGGHVDGEKVTPEIAEIRRVEPWKPIDSPNRFVDFPDLPSAFHAMEKIRDVTGKPVGMKVVIGAPDEADKLAEQIKDTGKGPDFITVDGGEGGTGASYQELADSVGLPIYTALPLVDSALRRHGVRDKVKIIASGKLFSPDKIAIALAMGADLVNIARGFMITVGCIQTLKCHSNECPVGVATTDPELEKALVIDEKKHRVANYLITLREGLFRVAAAAGLESPTQFSRKDILFKDEKGIVYSLEELYTSNAQFDKLLH; from the coding sequence ATGAATCTTGCGAATTACATAATAGTGATTAGTTTTATTGCATTCATCGTCACAGTTTTAATCATCATTGTTACGATAACATCACTTTACTTTATGGATCGGAGGCAAACAGCGAGTCCGGTGTTGCGTAATTATCCCGTGTTGGGACGGATGAGATATTTTTTAGAAAAAATTGGGCCGGAATTTCGTCAATATTGGTTTAACAATGATCGTGAAGGTAAACCTTTTTCGCGTGATGATTATCAACATATTGTAAAAAGCGCGAAATATAAGCGGGATGTTGTTGGTTTTGGTTCAAAAAGAGATTTTGATGAACCGGGGTTTTATATAAGAAATGCGATGTTTCCTAAACTTACACAAGAGTTAAATATTGATTATGAGACAGTTGTTGAAACGAATCGCTATTTGTTAATAAAAGATCCGCTATTTTCCCGCCGGGAAGAAGTGATGGAAAAGCATGAATCTCCTGCATATTTACTGAAAGAGGAAGATGCGGTGGTTATTGGTCCGAATACAAGATATCCTTTTGTTGTCAGGGGATTGATTGGAATGTCGGCAATGAGTTATGGGGCACTTGGAAAACGGGCGCTGACTGCGCTGTCTGAAGGACTTGCGATGGCAAAAGGAACATGGATGAATTCAGGCGAAGGGGGGCTTTCCACGTACCATCTGAAAGGTGGAGTGGATATCATCTTCCAAATAGGACCAGGATTATTTGGTGTAAGAGACAGCGAAGGGAAATTTGATTGGGATGAATTGAAAAGAAAGAATGAGGTTTTCCCGCAAATAAAAGCGTATGAATTGAAATTCGGACAAGGGGCAAAAACACGCGGGGGGCACGTAGACGGTGAGAAGGTAACACCAGAAATCGCTGAAATCCGTAGAGTTGAACCTTGGAAACCAATTGACAGCCCGAATCGCTTTGTTGACTTTCCAGATTTGCCGTCAGCTTTTCATGCAATGGAAAAAATACGGGACGTCACGGGAAAACCTGTCGGGATGAAGGTTGTGATTGGGGCGCCCGATGAAGCTGACAAATTGGCAGAGCAAATAAAAGATACAGGAAAAGGCCCTGATTTCATCACCGTTGACGGTGGGGAAGGCGGGACGGGCGCGTCTTATCAAGAGCTTGCTGACAGTGTTGGATTGCCGATCTACACCGCACTTCCACTCGTTGATTCCGCATTACGAAGGCACGGTGTCCGCGATAAAGTAAAAATTATCGCTTCAGGAAAATTATTTAGCCCTGACAAAATCGCCATCGCGCTGGCAATGGGCGCTGACCTTGTAAATATTGCAAGAGGTTTTATGATTACGGTTGGCTGCATCCAAACATTAAAATGCCATTCAAACGAGTGTCCAGTCGGCGTTGCGACAACCGATCCGGAATTGGAAAAAGCGCTTGTCATTGACGAGAAAAAGCACCGTGTCGCAAACTACCTCATTACGCTTAGAGAAGGATTGTTCCGCGTTGCAGCCGCTGCAGGACTTGAATCGCCAACCCAATTCAGCCGAAAAGATATTTTATTTAAAGATGAAAAAGGGATTGTTTATTCGCTTGAAGAACTATATACATCAAATGCACAATTTGATAAGCTTCTTCACTGA
- a CDS encoding MBL fold metallo-hydrolase has product MMEVMKHGEVTAVKLTPHHRSVYFYVIDGMLIDTGPANSQHESIPFFQENEIDFVSLTHSHEDHCGLGAWLVNQGLRIYAHKKAVEGCSKPGEYPEYRQVAWGLRKEGFQVEPLNNAVHSRSMKWEIIETPGHADDHIVFYNRENGLLFSGDLFVAPKTKLIMRHESIPEMMNSINRVLAYDFEAMFCGHAGYVANGKQLLKRKLDDLEIKKEEILELYKKGYSITEIDQTLFPKNQTTIQLVNASEHEFSSEHIVRSMINGFAEIT; this is encoded by the coding sequence ATGATGGAAGTCATGAAGCACGGGGAAGTAACTGCTGTTAAATTAACACCACATCATAGGAGTGTTTATTTTTATGTAATTGACGGGATGTTAATCGATACCGGGCCTGCAAATTCACAGCATGAGTCCATTCCTTTTTTTCAAGAGAATGAGATTGATTTTGTCAGCTTGACTCATTCCCATGAAGATCATTGCGGATTAGGCGCATGGCTTGTTAATCAGGGCCTCCGCATATATGCCCACAAAAAGGCGGTTGAAGGATGCAGCAAACCGGGAGAATATCCCGAATATCGCCAGGTCGCTTGGGGACTGAGGAAAGAGGGGTTTCAAGTCGAACCTTTAAACAATGCGGTTCATTCACGAAGCATGAAGTGGGAAATCATTGAAACCCCTGGCCATGCGGATGACCATATCGTTTTTTATAACCGGGAGAACGGTCTGTTGTTTTCAGGTGATTTATTCGTTGCTCCGAAAACGAAATTAATCATGCGCCATGAGTCGATACCGGAAATGATGAACTCGATTAACCGTGTTTTGGCATACGATTTTGAAGCGATGTTCTGCGGCCATGCCGGCTATGTCGCTAACGGGAAGCAGCTGTTAAAAAGAAAGCTGGATGACTTAGAAATAAAAAAAGAAGAAATTCTGGAGCTGTATAAGAAAGGCTATTCCATTACCGAGATTGACCAAACATTGTTTCCGAAAAATCAAACAACCATTCAGCTCGTCAACGCTTCTGAACACGAATTTAGCTCAGAACACATTGTAAGATCCATGATTAACGGTTTTGCCGAAATTACATAA
- a CDS encoding iron-containing alcohol dehydrogenase has product MAVSKLVFPTLNYTGWGSAAELVTEVDKFKPSHILCITDEVLVKIGIVEKVTKPLLEKGFQISVYTDVEPEPSVACGQRIVNYIKNGGFDLVIGLGGGSTLDLAKMAAVLAVHDGEIVDYLNLTGTKSIKQKGLPKILMPTTSGTGSEVTNISVFSLETTKDVITDDLLMADATIVDPALTVSLPPRVTAATGVDALTHAVEAYLSVNASPTTDGLAIQAVQLISGSLRTAVEDGNNKEARTNMSMGSYIAGLSFFNAGVAGVHALAYPLGGQFHIAHGESNAVLLPYVMGYIRPSCQERMAHLYTVLTGDYGLGEEEASFRFVNELAQLVKDVGIPATLKGFNIPESALDSLTDDAVKQTRLLARSPMPLSRGDIFNIYKAAFDGSIPNK; this is encoded by the coding sequence ATGGCAGTTTCTAAATTAGTATTTCCAACACTAAATTATACGGGATGGGGATCAGCGGCAGAGCTTGTAACAGAAGTGGATAAATTTAAACCAAGCCATATCCTTTGCATTACAGATGAAGTATTGGTGAAAATCGGCATCGTTGAAAAAGTTACAAAACCGCTCTTAGAAAAAGGCTTTCAAATTAGCGTTTATACGGATGTTGAACCTGAACCATCGGTTGCATGCGGCCAGAGGATTGTTAACTATATTAAGAACGGTGGTTTTGATCTTGTGATTGGACTTGGCGGCGGAAGTACGCTAGATCTCGCAAAAATGGCCGCAGTACTTGCCGTTCATGATGGGGAAATTGTTGATTATTTGAATTTAACAGGAACGAAATCGATCAAACAGAAAGGGCTTCCGAAAATATTAATGCCAACGACGTCTGGAACAGGTTCAGAAGTCACGAATATTTCAGTATTTTCACTGGAAACGACAAAAGACGTCATTACTGACGACTTGCTTATGGCGGATGCGACAATCGTCGATCCGGCTCTTACCGTTTCCCTCCCTCCAAGGGTGACGGCAGCGACAGGCGTCGATGCGCTCACGCATGCTGTTGAGGCTTATTTATCCGTCAATGCAAGTCCTACAACAGACGGACTCGCAATCCAAGCTGTTCAGCTAATTAGCGGCTCATTAAGAACGGCTGTTGAAGATGGCAACAACAAAGAAGCGCGTACAAATATGAGCATGGGGAGTTATATCGCCGGTCTTTCATTCTTCAACGCTGGGGTGGCGGGTGTTCACGCCCTTGCTTATCCGCTTGGCGGCCAATTTCACATTGCGCACGGGGAATCGAACGCCGTATTGCTTCCGTATGTCATGGGCTACATACGTCCAAGCTGTCAAGAAAGGATGGCACATCTTTACACCGTGTTGACAGGTGATTATGGGCTTGGAGAAGAAGAAGCATCGTTCCGATTCGTGAACGAACTTGCCCAGCTCGTTAAGGATGTTGGCATCCCGGCTACGCTCAAAGGTTTTAATATTCCAGAATCGGCATTGGATTCATTAACAGATGATGCGGTAAAGCAAACAAGGCTGCTGGCAAGAAGCCCAATGCCGTTATCGCGGGGGGATATTTTTAACATTTATAAAGCGGCTTTTGATGGTAGCATTCCAAATAAGTAA